Proteins encoded by one window of Vitis riparia cultivar Riparia Gloire de Montpellier isolate 1030 chromosome 11, EGFV_Vit.rip_1.0, whole genome shotgun sequence:
- the LOC117924823 gene encoding UDP-glycosyltransferase 91C1-like, with amino-acid sequence MDEMKKEHQKLHIAVFPWLAFGHFLPFLRLSNHLAQLGHRISFISTPKNLHRLSQIAPNLSSLVTMVPLPLPPVHGLPDSVESTSELLFRLVPYLKRAYDQLQPPLTEFLQNSDVNWLIHDFVPHWLPQVATRLGINSVFFSIFNASVLSFLGSPEELLRRDQQPLEDLTVVPEWIPFPSNFAFRLYEVIYHQECMDSDASDFFRFAKVIEGCRFVAIRSCPEFESDSLSLLQKLYRKPVIPVGLLPAEANDGERDESWDLLKQWLDKKTENSVLYVALGTELTLSQDEMKEFASGIEKSGLSFIWVVKTRDDPIITGFEARVSGRGLVWVGWAPQKRIMAHPSIGGFLTHCGWSSVTEALGSGRVLILFPGACSDQGLMARLLVGKQVGLEIPRNEQDGSFTSDSVSESIRRVMVEEEGEQLKRNAWAMKEIFGNVQLQNKYLDEFTRVLESELVLTKST; translated from the coding sequence ATGGATGAGATGAAGAAAGAGCATCAGAAGCTTCACATAGCTGTGTTTCCATGGCTGGCCTTTGGCCACTTCCTGCCTTTTCTTCGTCTCTCCAACCACTTAGCTCAACTGGGTCACCGTATTTCATTCATCTCCACCCCTAAAAACCTCCATCGCCTCTCTCAAATTGCTCCAAATTTATCCTCGCTTGTAACCATGGTGCCACTGCCTCTGCCTCCCGTCCATGGCTTGCCCGACTCCGTCGAGTCCACCTCCGAGTTGCTCTTCCGCCTAGTCCCGTATCTGAAACGAGCGTACGATCAGCTCCAACCCCCTCTCACTGAGTTTCTACAGAACTCCGATGTCAACTGGCTCATCCATGACTTTGTTCCCCACTGGTTGCCCCAAGTAGCTACTCGACTCGGCATCAACTCAGTCTTCTTCAGCATATTCAATGCCAGCGTACTCTCTTTCCTTGGCTCGCCGGAGGAGCTTCTCCGCCGCGATCAACAGCCGTTGGAGGACTTAACTGTGGTACCTGAGTGGATCCCGTTTCCGTCCAACTTCGCTTTCAGGCTATACGAGGTTATTTACCACCAGGAATGCATGGACTCAGATGCTTCCGATTTCTTCCGTTTCGCAAAGGTGATTGAAGGCTGCCGATTCGTGGCTATCAGGAGCTGTCCTGAGTTTGAGTCTGACTCACTCAGTCTCCTTCAAAAGCTCTACCGGAAGCCGGTCATTCCTGTGGGGTTGCTTCCGGCGGAGGCCAATGACGGCGAGAGGGACGAGAGCTGGGACTTGTTAAAACAATGGCTGGACAAGAAAACTGAAAACTCGGTCCTTTACGTTGCACTCGGTACTGAGTTGACTCTGAGTCAGGACGAGATGAAGGAGTTCGCATCTGGAATAGAGAAATCCGGGTTATCCTTCATTTGGGTGGTCAAGACCCGAGACGATCCGATTATAACAGGTTTCGAAGCTCGGGTTTCTGGTCGTGGTTTAGTTTGGGTCGGTTGGGCTCCACAAAAGCGGATCATGGCCCATCCATCAATCGGTGGTTTCTTAACCCACTGTGGATGGAGTTCTGTGACCGAGGCTCTTGGGTCGGGTCGTGTGTTGATTCTTTTCCCTGGGGCTTGTTCGGATCAAGGTTTGATGGCAAGACTCCTAGTAGGTAAGCAGGTCGGGTTGGAAATACCGAGGAACGAGCAAGATGGATCATTTACAAGTGACTCGGTAAGTGAGTCAATAAGACGAGTTATGGtggaagaagaaggagaacAACTCAAGAGAAATGCATGGGCAATGAAGGAAATCTTTGGGAATGTGCAGTTGCAAAACAAATATTTAGATGAGTTCACTCGGGTCCTTGAAAGTGAATTGGTATTAACCAAATCCACTTGA
- the LOC117924624 gene encoding disease resistance protein RPS2: protein MEFLSIELTGIISGFSKPVAARISNFLNLDERVHTLRAEIKKLKDTRDDLKRRVDQAELNGLTARNQVKWWLEEVQAIEDEVSVMVEGFRQQQQRRCVGCCHANCSSRYKLSTKVAKKLRDVGELVDRGTFDTVADSGSPPDAVKEIPTRPMYGLDVMLEKVRQFLADDAVGIIGIYGMGGVGKTALLKNINNEFLTKTHDFDVVIWVLVSKEFVADKIQQAVGARLGLSWEEDETQEQRALKICRVMRRKRFLLLLDDVWEELDLENIGIPLADQQNKCKVIFTTRSMDVCSDMDAHRKLKVEFLEEKESWQLFQEKVGKKELLDLSSIRPHAEKIVKKCGGLPLALITIGRAMANKETEEEWKYAIELLDNSPSELRGMEDVFTLLKFSYDNLDNDTLRSCFLYCSLFPEDFSIEKEQLVEYWVGEGFLDSSHDGNVQNKGHAVIGSLKVACLLENGEEKTQVKMHDVVRSFALWISSGYGRNEKKFLIQPSIGLTEAPRVENWRFAERISLLDNGITALSEIPDCPSLSTLLLQWNSGLNRITVGFFHFMPVLRVLDLSFTSLKEIPVSIGELVELRHLDLSGTKLTALPKELGSLAKLRLLDLQRTHSLRTIPHEAISRLSQLRVLNFYYSYGGWEALNCDAPENDASFADLEGLRHLSTLGITVIESTTLRRLSRLNTLLKCIKYLYIKECEGLFYLQFSSASGDGKRLRRLSINNCYDLKYLAIGVGAGRNWLPSLEVLSLHGLPNLTRVWRNLVTRECLQNLRSISIWYCHKLKNVSWILQLPRLEVLYIFYCSEMEELICGDEMIEEDLMAFPSLRTMSIRDLPELRSISQEALAFPSLERIAVMDCPKLKKLPLKTHGVSALPRVYGSKEWWHGLEWDEGAATNSAILPPFMAT from the coding sequence ATGGAGTTTTTGTCTATTGAACTCACTGGCATCATTTCTGGCTTTAGCAAACCCGTTGCCGCAAGGATAagcaattttttgaatttggatGAAAGGGTTCACACCCTCAGAGCTGAAATAAAGAAGTTGAAGGACACAAGGGATGACTTGAAGAGACGCGTTGACCAGGCTGAGTTAAACGGGTTAACAGCCAGAAACCAGGTGAAATGGTGGTTAGAAGAGGTCCAAGCCATTGAAGATGAAGTAAGCGTGATGGTGGAAGGTTTCAGGCAGCAGCAGCAAAGGCGATGTGTGGGTTGCTGCCATGCAAATTGTTCTTCAAGATATAAGCTAAGCACGAAAGTTGCCAAGAAGCTCAGGGATGTAGGAGAACTTGTGGACAGAGGCACCTTTGATACTGTTGCCGATTCTGGATCACCTCCTGATGCAGTCAAGGAGATACCTACTAGGCCAATGTATGGCCTAGATGTAATGTTGGAGAAGGTTAGGCAGTTCCTTGCAGACGATGCAGTAGGAATTATTGGAATTTATGGAATGGGGGGTGTTGGGAAAACTGCCCTCTTGAAGAACATAAACAATGAATTCCTTACCAAAACCCATGATTTCGATGTGGTGATATGGGTTTTGGTGTCTAAGGAGTTTGTTGCTGATAAGATCCAACAAGCTGTTGGGGCAAGGTTGGGGTTGTCTTGGGAAGAAGATGAGACTCAGGAACAGCGAGCTTTGAAGATATGCCGGGTAATGAGAAGGAAAAGGTTCTTACTATTGCTGGATGATGTTTGGGAAGAACTTGATCTAGAGAACATTGGCATTCCTCTTGCTGACCAGCAAAACAAATGCAAGGTGATTTTCACCACCCGGTCAATGGATGTATGCAGTGATATGGATGCTCACAGGAAACTGAAAGTAGAATTCTTGGAAGAGAAGGAATCATGGCAACTCTTCCAAGAAAAAGTAGGTAAAAAGGAGCTCTTGGATTTATCCTCCATCCGCCCTCATGCTGAGAAGATTGTCAAAAAATGTGGAGGCCTTCCACTTGCCTTAATCACAATTGGAAGGGCCATGGCAAACAAAGAAACAGAGGAGGAGTGGAAGTATGCAATAGAACTACTGGACAATTCTCCATCAGAACTCAGAGGTATGGAAGATGTCTTTACTCTCTTAAAGTTCAGCTATGACAATTTGGATAACGATACGCTGAGATCATGCTTCTTGTATTGTTCCTTATTCCCTGAAGACTTCTCCATTGAGAAAGAACAGCTTGTAGAGTATTGGGTTGGGGAGGGATTTTTAGACAGCTCTCATGATGGTAATGTCCAGAACAAGGGACATGCTGTTATTGGATCTCTGAAAGTTGCATGCTTACTGGAAAATGGTGAAGAGAAAACCCAAGTGAAGATGCATGATGTCGTCCGAAGCTTTGCCTTGTGGATATCATCTGGGTATGGGAGAAATGAAAAGAAGTTTCTCATACAGCCCAGCATAGGCCTGACTGAAGCTCCCAGAGTAGAGAACTGGAGATTTGCAGAAAGGATTTCATTGTTAGATAATGGGATCACTGCTCTATCAGAAATACCAGATTGCCCCAGCTTATCAACCTTGCTGCTTCAATGGAACAGCGGTTTAAACAGAATCACAGTTGGGTTTTTCCATTTTATGCCAGTTCTTAGAGTCCTGGATCTGTCATTCACCAGTCTGAAAGAGATCCCTGTGAGCATCGGTGAATTAGTCGAGTTGCGTCATCTAGATCTCTCAGGGACTAAGCTAACTGCATTGCCTAAAGAGCTAGGAAGTCTGGCAAAGCTGAGGCTTTTGGATCTGCAACGAACGCATTCTCTTAGAACAATCCCACATGAGGCGATATCCAGACTTTCCCAGTTGAGagtcttgaatttttattacaGTTATGGGGGCTGGGAAGCGCTCAATTGTGATGCCCCTGAGAATGATGCTAGCTTTGCAGATTTGGAAGGCTTGAGACACCTTTCCACCCTTGGGATAACAGTAATTGAATCCACTACCCTGAGGAGGCTTTCTCGTTTGAACACTCTGCTGAAGTGTATAAAGTATCTATACATCAAGGAATGTGAAGGGTTATTCTATTTACAATTTTCATCGGCTTCTGGTGATGGCAAGAGACTAAGGCGGCTCAGCATCAATAACTGCTATGATTTGAAGTACTTGGCGATTGGTGTAGGGGCCGGAAGGAACTGGCTGCCAAGCCTTGAGGTTCTCTCCTTACATGGCCTTCCCAACTTAACCAGGGTATGGAGGAACTTGGTTACTCGAGAATGCCTCCAGAATCTTCGATCCATAAGCATTTGGTACTGCCATAAGTTGAAGAATGTCTCATGGATTTTACAACTGCCCAGGCTTGAAGTACTCTACATATTCTACTGCAGTGAAATGGAGGAATTGATATGTGGGGATGAAATGATAGAGGAGGACCTGATGGCCTTTCCAAGCCTTAGAACAATGTCCATCCGAGACCTCCCAGAATTAAGAAGCATATCCCAGGAGGCTCTGGCTTTTCCTTCCTTGGAGAGGATTGCAGTGATGGACTGTCCAAAACTGAAGAAGCTGCCACTCAAAACTCACGGTGTCTCGGCCCTGCCAAGAGTCTATGGCAGCAAGGAATGGTGGCATGGACTGGAATGGGATGAAGGGGCAGCCACCAATTCTGCCATCCTTCCTCCCTTTATGGCAACTTGA